The window GCCGCGTCTTCTCATCGAGGAATGGAGACGGGGCCTCCTCGATGACCTTCTGGTTGCGGCGCTGGATCGAGCATTCACGCTCGCCCAGATAGAGCGTGTTGCCGTGCTTGTCGCCCAATACCTGGATTTCGATGTGGCGGGGCTCGGTCACGAATTTTTCGATGAAGATGCGGTCGTCGCCGAAGGAGCTTTTCGCCTCGTTCTTCGACGACTGGAAGCCTTCGCGCGCCTCGATGTCGCTCCAGGCGATCCGCATGCCCTTGCCGCCGCCGCCGGCCGACGCCTTGATCATCACCGGATAGCCGATGGTCGCTGCGATCCGAACGGCTTCCTCGGCGTCCTCGATCAGCCCCATGTGGCCGGGAACGGTCGAGACATCGGCTTCGGCGGCGATTTTCTTCGAGGTGATCTTGTCGCCCATCGCCTTTATCGCGCCGACCGGCGGCCCGATGAAGGCGACGCCCTCCTTCTCCAGCGCTTCGGCAAAGGCGGCGTTTTCCGAAAGGAAGCCGTAGCCCGGATGCACGGCATCGGCGCCGGTCTTGCGGATCGCGTCGAGGATCTTGTCGATGACGATATAGGACTGGCTGGAGGGCGAGGCGCCGATATGCACGGCTTCGTCCGCCATACGCACATGCATGGCGTCGCGGTCGGCATCGGAATAGACGGCGACGGTCGCAATGCCGAGCCTCTTGGCGGTGCGGATGACGCGGCAGGCGATTTCACCACGATTGGCGATGAGGATTTTCTTGAACATGCGTTTCTCTTTGAATCCTTTCTGTCGCGTCAGCGCCTGAACTTTCGCCGGTAGGGTAGAAGCGCGATGGAGGAGGCCGCAACCGCGCCGCCGAAGAGGAGGGCGAAGGGGGCAACCACCATGGCCGCCGCAAGCAGCGGGTTCGACGAGCGTGCGATATGGGTGCCGACCGCGCCGATGTTGAGCCAGATCAGTGCGCCCGCGCTCGCGGCGCCAACCAGCACGCCGTAAAGGGCGTTCGTCGCCAAATAGCGCAGCATCTGCCAGTGATCGCTGCGTGCCGCCTCAGGCCTCATGACGGGTTCGGGTTCCGATTTCATGGCGCGCCTCGTCACAACGGAATTGTGTCGTGCTTGCGCCAGCGCGTTTCCACCTGCTTGTTGCGCAGCGACGCGAAGGCGCGCGCGATGCGGCGTCGCGACGAGTGCGGCATGATCACCTCGTCGATGAAGCCGCGCTCGGCGGCGACGAAGGGGTTGGCGAAGCGCTCCTCGTATTCCTTCGTGCGGGCGGCGATCTTTTCCGGATCGCTGAGCTCGGAGCGGTAGAGGATTTCGGTCGCGCCCTTGGCGCCCATGACTGCGATTTCCGCCGTCGGCCAGGCATAGTTGACGTCGGCGCCGATGTGCTTCGACGCCATGACGTCATAGGCGCCGCCATAGGCCTTGCGGGTGATAAGGGTCACCATCGGCACCGTCGCCTGGCTATAGGCGAAGAGCAGCTTGGCGCCATGCTTGATGACGCCGCCATATTCCTGGCTCGTGCCCGGCAGGAAGCCCGGCACGTCGACGAGCGTCAGGATCGGGATCGAGAAGGCGTCGCAGAAGCGCACGAAGCGAGCGGCCTTGCGCGAAGAGTCGATGTCGAGGCAGCCGGCGAGCACCATCGGCTGGTTGGCGACCACGCCAACCGTCTGGCCCTCGAGACGGATGAAGCCGGTGACGATGTTGCGGGCAAAGCTCGCCTGGAGCTCGAAGAAGTCGCCTTCGTCGGCAAGCGCCAGAATGAGCTCCTTCATGTCGTAGGGCTTGGCGGCGCTGTCGGGGATCAGGCTGTCGAGGCGCATCTCGACGCGCGCCGGGTCGTCGTAGAAGGGCCGGACCGGCGGTTTCTCGCGGTTGTTGAGCGGCAGGAAGTCGAAGAGCAGGCGCACATGTTCCAGCGCCTCGACATCGTTTTCATAGGCGCCGTCGGCGACCGAGGATTTCGTCGT of the Sinorhizobium chiapasense genome contains:
- a CDS encoding acyl-CoA carboxylase subunit beta, whose amino-acid sequence is MRAILEQVEARRAQARAGGGERRVEAQHGKGKLTARERIDVLLDEGSFEEYDMYVTHRCVDFGMAEQKIAGDGVVTGWGTINGRQVYVFSQDFTVLGGSLSETHAEKICKIMDMAARNGAPVIGLNDSGGARIQEGVASLAGYAEVFRRNAEVSGVIPQISVIMGPCAGGAVYSPAMTDFIFMVRDSSYMFVTGPDVVKTVTNEIVTAEELGGARTHTTKSSVADGAYENDVEALEHVRLLFDFLPLNNREKPPVRPFYDDPARVEMRLDSLIPDSAAKPYDMKELILALADEGDFFELQASFARNIVTGFIRLEGQTVGVVANQPMVLAGCLDIDSSRKAARFVRFCDAFSIPILTLVDVPGFLPGTSQEYGGVIKHGAKLLFAYSQATVPMVTLITRKAYGGAYDVMASKHIGADVNYAWPTAEIAVMGAKGATEILYRSELSDPEKIAARTKEYEERFANPFVAAERGFIDEVIMPHSSRRRIARAFASLRNKQVETRWRKHDTIPL